The following proteins are encoded in a genomic region of Paenibacillus sp. FSL H3-0469:
- a CDS encoding family 43 glycosylhydrolase, with translation MKAVNSARKEQKWSRTNVKALLLSLVILLMLPQLGGGAAAEESGPIMPEPVVAAQGGTNVTDFYNVIMQTGADPWVYKHTDGYYYNTFVNASGVMVRRSKTITGIEAGERSLAWSPVKGTMYSSNVWAPEMHYLKDTDGQYKWYIYFAADNGTNANHRMYVLENASADPMSGSWTFKGKITDATDRWAIDGTVLTIGDQHYFIWSGWEDTDGSFQNLYIARMSNPWTISSQRVLLSTPEYDWETSPGRINEGPQITIKGNKINLVYSANGSWTDSYSLGLITAGTSADLMNPASWTKRNQPIFASANGIYGPGHHSIVTSPDGTEDWIIYHSARWPGSGWTRNVRAQKFSWNTDNTPNLGEPVNPNSPIAIPSGEPARIRYEAEQALLVKDPAGASSPAVRRESSASGGMKITNLANTFDYAQFNVNVPEAGFYVLSVRNSNGSANAGDASHILSVNGGPGASMNIVYSGANRWGASTAKIYLQQGDNVLRFFKGNNLADIDSLDVSRLNTSELLFGAPGYTLGLNETRSLPLYTVTGTTYSTVTAGVVLTSSDTNVAVIQAGNQVKAAGAGSATITASYNGKTATAAVNVKADPKTVQSLALSGLEPVLISGQTSSPLQATALYNNYEVQDVTASAQYTSSNPGVAAIDPATHTVNAVQPGTALITASTGGKQATYSITVIAASDAVQVTTTMKTPSGVVPALPGVVNAVYHNQTVQAQVTDSETAGLDFSTIGTVQIPVTLKIGGEEFSSTISVEVVPGYGLDEIVNQLRSKLANNSYPLGNGAGNYSAAKYADFVAAVDHAEALAGNAELTQAQFNAELNALANAEAALLNSLNTTQNGITYKAYRDFSGDTAGKYPYGITTQDLTNGAAAVVQEEAGNKFLRLTTTAVSGKANLFLPYLGEVSAEGNERIVIEYRVRLNSNFQYANGAMVRNDSGTGNYSMVTAFDSGKILVQNGGSNKVKVRDFTLGTWYAIKMVANWDAKTYSVYINNETVPAATDFAFRHTGGSTLTGQLFGVDGYANASIDFDDFKVSVTGD, from the coding sequence ATGAAAGCGGTTAATTCAGCCCGGAAAGAACAGAAGTGGTCCAGAACAAATGTCAAAGCTCTGCTGCTCAGCCTCGTGATCCTGCTCATGCTGCCTCAGTTGGGAGGGGGCGCTGCGGCGGAAGAGTCGGGGCCGATTATGCCGGAGCCGGTAGTGGCTGCACAAGGAGGAACGAACGTGACGGATTTCTACAATGTCATCATGCAGACCGGGGCCGATCCCTGGGTATACAAGCACACGGACGGCTATTATTACAACACCTTTGTCAATGCCAGCGGAGTGATGGTCCGCAGATCGAAGACTATTACCGGCATTGAAGCAGGCGAACGGAGTCTGGCTTGGTCGCCCGTTAAAGGAACCATGTACAGCTCCAATGTGTGGGCGCCGGAGATGCATTATCTCAAGGATACGGACGGTCAGTACAAATGGTATATTTACTTCGCAGCCGATAACGGAACCAACGCCAACCACCGGATGTATGTGCTGGAGAATGCCAGTGCCGATCCGATGAGCGGAAGCTGGACCTTCAAAGGCAAGATTACCGATGCCACGGACCGCTGGGCGATTGACGGCACTGTGCTGACGATCGGTGACCAGCACTACTTCATCTGGTCCGGCTGGGAGGACACCGATGGCAGCTTTCAGAATCTGTACATCGCCAGAATGAGCAATCCATGGACGATCAGCTCGCAGCGCGTGCTCCTGTCCACACCGGAGTATGACTGGGAGACCTCCCCCGGCCGGATTAATGAAGGCCCGCAGATTACGATCAAGGGGAACAAGATCAATCTGGTGTACTCCGCCAACGGAAGCTGGACAGACAGCTATAGTCTCGGATTAATCACAGCCGGCACCAGTGCCGATCTGATGAATCCCGCTTCCTGGACCAAGCGTAATCAGCCGATCTTCGCAAGCGCGAACGGTATCTATGGCCCGGGCCATCACAGTATCGTGACTTCACCGGACGGTACTGAGGACTGGATCATCTACCACTCCGCCCGCTGGCCGGGCTCAGGCTGGACCCGCAATGTCCGCGCGCAGAAGTTCTCCTGGAACACAGACAACACGCCGAACCTGGGAGAGCCTGTGAATCCGAACAGTCCGATAGCAATCCCATCAGGCGAGCCGGCCCGAATTCGTTATGAAGCCGAACAAGCACTGCTTGTAAAAGATCCGGCTGGCGCTTCATCCCCAGCGGTCCGGCGCGAAAGCTCCGCCTCCGGCGGGATGAAGATTACCAACCTCGCGAACACCTTCGACTATGCCCAGTTCAATGTCAATGTGCCGGAAGCGGGCTTCTATGTGCTGTCCGTGCGTAACAGCAACGGCTCAGCGAATGCGGGGGATGCCTCTCATATCCTGTCGGTCAACGGCGGGCCCGGAGCGTCGATGAATATCGTCTATTCCGGCGCGAACCGCTGGGGAGCCTCTACGGCGAAAATCTATCTTCAGCAGGGAGACAATGTTCTCCGCTTCTTCAAGGGGAACAATCTGGCGGACATCGACAGCCTGGATGTATCTCGGCTGAATACCTCGGAGCTGCTGTTCGGGGCTCCCGGATATACGCTGGGACTTAACGAGACCCGCAGCCTGCCCCTCTATACAGTAACTGGAACTACCTATTCTACTGTCACGGCAGGCGTGGTCCTGACCTCGTCTGATACGAATGTAGCCGTGATTCAAGCAGGGAATCAGGTGAAGGCCGCCGGGGCAGGAAGTGCAACCATTACCGCCTCCTATAACGGCAAAACCGCAACCGCTGCAGTTAACGTCAAAGCTGATCCGAAAACAGTGCAGTCCTTGGCGCTCAGCGGTCTGGAGCCTGTGCTGATCAGCGGCCAGACCTCCTCACCGCTGCAGGCAACAGCACTTTACAACAATTATGAAGTTCAGGATGTAACCGCGAGTGCGCAGTACACCAGCAGCAATCCGGGAGTGGCGGCCATCGATCCGGCAACCCATACAGTAAATGCTGTTCAACCGGGTACGGCTCTGATTACAGCCTCAACCGGGGGCAAGCAAGCCACCTACAGCATAACGGTCATTGCCGCTTCAGATGCCGTTCAGGTCACTACAACTATGAAGACACCTTCAGGCGTGGTTCCCGCGCTTCCGGGCGTTGTGAATGCTGTCTACCACAACCAGACCGTTCAGGCCCAGGTGACTGACAGCGAGACGGCAGGGCTGGACTTCAGTACCATTGGCACGGTTCAGATTCCTGTGACCCTCAAGATAGGCGGGGAGGAGTTCTCTTCCACGATTTCTGTAGAGGTTGTGCCGGGCTATGGCCTGGATGAGATCGTGAATCAGCTTCGCAGCAAGCTGGCTAATAACTCCTATCCGCTTGGGAACGGGGCAGGCAATTATAGCGCAGCCAAGTATGCTGACTTCGTTGCCGCCGTGGATCATGCAGAGGCGTTGGCGGGCAATGCGGAATTGACGCAGGCGCAGTTTAATGCTGAGCTGAATGCACTTGCTAATGCGGAAGCCGCCCTGCTGAATTCGCTGAATACCACACAGAACGGTATAACGTATAAGGCATACCGTGATTTCTCCGGCGATACGGCAGGCAAATACCCTTATGGCATTACAACGCAGGATCTGACGAATGGCGCCGCCGCTGTGGTTCAGGAGGAAGCAGGTAATAAATTCCTGCGGCTAACCACGACCGCGGTATCAGGCAAAGCCAACCTTTTCCTGCCTTATCTTGGGGAGGTTAGTGCTGAGGGGAATGAGCGCATCGTCATCGAATACCGTGTCCGGTTAAACAGCAACTTCCAGTATGCCAACGGCGCAATGGTAAGAAATGATAGCGGGACCGGCAACTACTCAATGGTGACAGCGTTTGATTCCGGTAAAATCCTGGTGCAAAATGGCGGCTCCAACAAGGTCAAGGTGAGAGACTTTACGCTGGGCACATGGTATGCCATCAAAATGGTCGCCAACTGGGACGCCAAGACCTACAGCGTCTATATCAACAATGAAACCGTTCCGGCTGCAACAGATTTCGCCTTCCGCCATACTGGCGGCAGCACATTGACCGGACAGCTGTTCGGCGTTGACGGCTACGCGAACGCGTCTATCGATTTCGACGACTTCAAGGTCAGTGTTACCGGAGATTAA
- a CDS encoding choline esterase — MKTYEVFPAPIGSYTVGRTQMDLEYTAADHSTRELTAFVYYPSDSSEDKATSAYMFPEVYGMLQDQPLVTGYVTSDFFSIEFKTRCYDNIALSGKEKRYPVLFYVCGGGGSPEWGTVLCTDLASLGYVVVSIGHPDSTMYKRKDGRLYNVSKGFSEAIIALSEDPEMQALAGTMELHPDDETAVQMCRNVLALPVIDKVTEYSELQAEDVRFVADYLYKLDAGELDSIFKGRLRVDTGLGIVGHSYGGLTTAMVCRDDGRFTCGIGLDSGAFGLLDSDLKTPFLLLYREPNYNMNAVIGANNSRETYYFSVDRVAHLDYCDIVFTGVSEELRGERDAMEMRNLVTDYTKTFLDHYLRQKAASVDSLAYDGVELIRKTNNK; from the coding sequence ATGAAAACTTATGAGGTTTTTCCAGCACCTATTGGCAGCTATACTGTTGGCCGGACTCAGATGGATCTGGAGTATACGGCAGCGGATCATTCCACAAGAGAATTGACGGCGTTCGTCTACTATCCGTCTGATAGCAGCGAAGATAAGGCTACATCAGCATACATGTTTCCTGAAGTCTACGGGATGTTACAGGATCAGCCGCTGGTCACCGGGTATGTTACGAGCGATTTTTTCTCTATAGAGTTCAAGACCCGGTGTTACGACAACATTGCTCTATCCGGGAAGGAAAAGCGCTATCCGGTGTTATTCTATGTCTGCGGCGGGGGCGGTTCTCCGGAATGGGGGACGGTACTCTGTACGGACTTGGCCAGCTTGGGATACGTTGTGGTCAGCATCGGGCATCCGGATAGCACAATGTATAAGCGTAAAGACGGGCGTCTCTATAATGTATCCAAGGGTTTCTCGGAAGCCATCATAGCGTTGTCTGAAGATCCTGAGATGCAGGCGCTGGCAGGTACGATGGAACTGCACCCTGACGATGAAACTGCCGTTCAGATGTGCCGTAACGTGCTTGCACTCCCGGTAATTGACAAGGTAACTGAGTATAGTGAATTACAGGCAGAAGATGTACGTTTTGTAGCCGATTATCTGTACAAGCTGGACGCTGGAGAGCTGGATTCTATCTTTAAAGGCAGATTGCGTGTTGACACCGGCCTGGGCATCGTCGGACATTCGTATGGAGGGCTTACGACGGCGATGGTCTGCCGGGACGACGGCCGGTTCACCTGCGGGATTGGCTTAGACAGCGGTGCATTCGGTCTCCTCGACAGTGACCTTAAGACGCCCTTCCTGCTGCTGTATCGTGAACCCAACTACAACATGAATGCGGTCATTGGCGCTAACAATAGCAGAGAGACCTATTATTTCTCAGTTGATCGTGTGGCGCACTTAGATTACTGTGACATCGTTTTTACCGGTGTTAGTGAGGAACTCAGAGGCGAACGGGATGCGATGGAGATGCGAAATCTGGTTACAGACTATACGAAGACCTTTTTGGATCATTACCTCCGGCAGAAGGCGGCAAGTGTGGACAGTCTGGCATATGATGGCGTGGAGCTGATCAGGAAGACAAATAACAAGTAG
- a CDS encoding sensor histidine kinase, with protein sequence MKTGKVKLKHQLWLFIVCSILIFMVMEFYFFYSFSNLTQKRAVTYSNKMIEQTRRKIDSVFNDIRVSTGFAVNSKLIQEFTLADDDYKRAFDSAPYALDLMEYMRSFNSYVKGIMINDLQGRRLSSEDSASGDIFYINLYETFIRPYKNDPALRQKGKFTAILRDDRTGTEHFFYIAPIVESIGGVHFSQITGYCMVMVNMDKMQGLVANTELTQNSTLYILNNRDEVVASTNSYARGNVIKDVLSMDKNQLLNGVKATIGGKEVLVQVKGLEQADGWRVVSIIPVQELTADMIPMRKVSIIVGLGIIVSMIITGSFFMHNLMRPLMGLVMDMKKVAGRDRGFRIKVRFTNEVGLLAQDINRMMDEMDEMTREMFNTQARLYESELSQKQAEFSALQSQINPHFLYNTLNCISSIGLEYGSREIAQITYCMSKIFRYSIKKDDLVQIREEVDCIQAYMKIILIRYENKFSLSLDVEESLLVLQTPKMILQPIVENSVYHGLERMDQGGSLQITGRVDESGDVCFSIMDTGRGMEPEELAALQAKLGQEPKELALTGQSAQGIGLLNIHNRLRHLFGESYGLTVDSRLGYGTTVNVKIPKLTGSLVPEQ encoded by the coding sequence ATGAAGACCGGCAAGGTGAAATTGAAGCATCAGCTATGGCTGTTCATTGTGTGTTCCATCCTGATCTTCATGGTCATGGAGTTCTACTTCTTCTACAGCTTCTCGAATCTGACACAGAAACGGGCGGTCACCTACAGCAATAAGATGATTGAGCAAACCCGCCGCAAGATTGATTCGGTGTTCAATGATATCCGGGTCAGCACCGGCTTTGCGGTCAACAGCAAGCTGATCCAGGAATTCACTCTCGCCGATGATGACTACAAAAGAGCGTTCGACAGTGCTCCTTATGCACTGGATCTCATGGAATATATGCGGTCCTTCAATTCGTATGTGAAAGGCATCATGATCAATGACCTCCAGGGACGGCGCCTCTCCAGCGAGGATTCTGCAAGCGGCGATATTTTTTATATTAACCTGTATGAGACCTTCATCCGCCCGTACAAGAACGATCCCGCGCTTCGCCAGAAGGGGAAGTTCACCGCCATTCTGAGGGATGACCGGACAGGCACAGAACACTTCTTCTATATTGCTCCCATTGTGGAGTCCATCGGGGGCGTCCATTTCTCGCAGATTACAGGTTACTGCATGGTGATGGTCAATATGGACAAAATGCAGGGACTGGTGGCCAACACGGAATTAACGCAGAACTCCACCCTGTATATCCTGAATAACCGGGATGAGGTGGTTGCCTCCACCAATTCCTATGCGCGGGGCAATGTGATCAAAGATGTGCTGTCTATGGACAAGAACCAATTGCTTAACGGGGTAAAAGCAACGATCGGCGGTAAGGAGGTTCTCGTTCAGGTCAAGGGGCTGGAGCAGGCTGACGGGTGGCGGGTGGTCAGTATAATTCCGGTGCAGGAGCTGACTGCCGATATGATCCCCATGCGCAAGGTCAGCATTATCGTGGGCCTTGGTATTATTGTGAGTATGATTATTACAGGCAGCTTCTTCATGCACAATCTGATGCGCCCCCTGATGGGGCTGGTCATGGATATGAAGAAGGTGGCTGGGCGGGACAGAGGCTTCCGGATCAAAGTCCGGTTCACCAACGAGGTGGGCCTGCTTGCCCAGGATATTAACCGGATGATGGATGAGATGGACGAAATGACCCGGGAGATGTTCAATACCCAGGCCAGACTATACGAATCCGAGCTGAGCCAGAAGCAGGCGGAGTTCTCTGCCCTGCAGAGCCAGATTAACCCCCACTTCCTGTATAATACGCTAAATTGTATCAGCAGCATCGGACTGGAGTACGGAAGCCGGGAGATTGCGCAAATTACGTACTGCATGTCTAAGATCTTCCGCTACAGCATCAAGAAGGATGACCTTGTGCAGATCCGGGAAGAGGTGGACTGCATTCAAGCATACATGAAGATTATTCTGATCCGCTACGAGAATAAATTCTCCTTGTCACTCGATGTGGAGGAGAGCCTGCTTGTGCTGCAGACGCCCAAGATGATTCTCCAGCCCATCGTGGAGAATTCGGTCTATCACGGGCTGGAGCGGATGGATCAGGGCGGTAGCCTTCAGATTACCGGGAGAGTGGATGAGTCCGGGGATGTGTGCTTCAGTATTATGGATACCGGCAGAGGAATGGAGCCAGAGGAGCTGGCTGCCCTTCAGGCCAAGCTTGGCCAGGAGCCTAAGGAGCTTGCCCTGACCGGGCAATCGGCGCAGGGCATCGGGCTGCTGAATATTCATAACCGGCTGCGCCATCTGTTCGGAGAAAGCTACGGACTTACCGTTGACAGCCGGTTAGGCTATGGGACAACCGTGAACGTGAAGATTCCGAAGCTGACGGGCAGCCTGGTCCCGGAACAATAG
- a CDS encoding biotin--[acetyl-CoA-carboxylase] ligase has protein sequence MTVKEHILALLDSNKGEYFSGEDIAGRLSVTRSAVWKAIKALQSDGYSIQAVTNKGYSLSPQTDILSAAAVAKYLDARGQKLRLEVFKSVESTNELVKVLASGGEAEGKVILSEEQTAGRGRKGRPFFSPAGTGIYMSILLRPRLSAADATLLTTSAAVAVALAIESVSGLSTQIKWVNDVFMNGKKVCGILTEASLSLESEWLDYAVLGIGINVTLPPGGFPAELSEVAAPIYQAGNPEGDLRNRLTAEVLNRFMGYYEQLKERLFLPDYRQRMMSLGETIMVVKEHQEQPATAVDIDNDCRLKVRYPNGEEEYLSSGEVRILL, from the coding sequence ATGACAGTCAAAGAACATATCCTGGCCTTACTGGACAGCAATAAGGGTGAGTACTTCTCCGGCGAGGATATCGCCGGGCGGTTATCCGTGACGCGCAGCGCAGTCTGGAAGGCCATCAAAGCGCTGCAGAGCGACGGCTATTCCATTCAGGCCGTCACCAATAAGGGATACTCCCTCTCCCCCCAGACGGACATTTTGTCCGCCGCCGCAGTTGCCAAATATCTGGATGCCAGGGGGCAGAAGCTGCGGCTTGAAGTTTTCAAGAGCGTGGAATCCACGAACGAGCTGGTGAAGGTGCTGGCTTCCGGCGGAGAAGCGGAAGGCAAAGTCATTCTCTCGGAGGAGCAGACCGCCGGGCGGGGCCGGAAAGGCCGGCCTTTCTTTTCCCCAGCGGGGACGGGCATCTATATGAGCATCCTGCTGCGTCCCCGGCTGTCGGCGGCAGATGCAACGCTTCTGACTACCTCTGCTGCAGTTGCGGTCGCTCTGGCTATCGAGAGTGTGTCCGGCCTCAGCACGCAGATTAAATGGGTGAATGACGTATTCATGAACGGAAAAAAGGTATGCGGAATCCTCACCGAGGCTTCCCTGTCTCTGGAGAGCGAGTGGCTGGATTATGCTGTGCTCGGGATCGGGATCAATGTGACGCTGCCCCCGGGCGGCTTTCCCGCAGAACTGTCAGAGGTTGCAGCCCCGATCTATCAGGCAGGCAATCCCGAAGGGGATTTGCGGAACCGGCTTACAGCCGAAGTGCTGAACCGCTTCATGGGCTATTATGAGCAGCTTAAGGAACGGCTGTTCCTGCCCGATTACCGCCAGCGCATGATGTCCTTGGGTGAGACAATTATGGTTGTTAAGGAGCATCAAGAGCAACCGGCAACCGCCGTTGATATCGACAATGACTGCCGCCTGAAGGTCCGGTATCCGAATGGCGAAGAGGAATATCTGTCGAGCGGCGAGGTTCGTATTCTGCTCTAA
- a CDS encoding biotin transporter BioY, whose amino-acid sequence MRIKELVYAALFAALIAVLGLIPPVSLGIIPVPVTAQTLGVMLAGCFLGWRTGALSLIIFLILIALGLPVLPGGRGGLAILVGPTAGYLFSWPLAAGLIGWFAEAVWPKLRAWKLFAVNLIFGVLLVNLIGASTMAWITHTPLWTGLAGSAAFLPGDLIKALLAAVITMQLRALSPLEDKRRG is encoded by the coding sequence TTGAGAATCAAAGAGTTGGTCTATGCGGCCTTATTCGCCGCGCTTATCGCGGTGCTGGGCTTAATTCCGCCCGTATCCCTCGGCATTATCCCTGTACCTGTCACTGCCCAGACGCTTGGCGTTATGCTGGCCGGCTGTTTTCTGGGCTGGCGGACAGGCGCGCTCAGCCTGATCATTTTCCTTATCCTCATTGCGTTAGGCTTGCCGGTATTACCAGGCGGACGCGGCGGGCTGGCTATCCTGGTTGGACCGACAGCAGGCTATCTGTTCAGCTGGCCGCTTGCGGCCGGACTGATCGGCTGGTTCGCTGAAGCGGTCTGGCCGAAGCTCCGGGCCTGGAAGCTGTTCGCTGTTAATCTGATCTTTGGCGTTCTGCTCGTTAATCTGATCGGCGCTTCGACCATGGCCTGGATCACGCATACTCCGCTCTGGACCGGACTTGCCGGGTCTGCGGCTTTTCTGCCCGGAGATCTGATCAAGGCTCTGCTGGCCGCCGTCATCACCATGCAGCTCCGGGCGCTCAGTCCGCTTGAAGACAAGAGAAGGGGATAG
- a CDS encoding response regulator: MYKVMIVDDESWAIKGISNAFDWEQYGFEISGQFTSASQAWEAIALQEPDLVVTDIRMPEISGLDLMKLAKAKGIDTEFVIISGYAEFEYAQEALRYGALDYFLKPLDVDMTDSFLAKLALHFSRRSAARNHLLLDALTSADEDEIRRCLPAGMSAGCCQVLAVHYEAERPKLSELLKLDGQPVHMLEVENGASTLLAVLLTEQKSELEGIAAEWPAAAGNPGFSVVGISSIGSGLKQISKLIKEAELAASRVFVDEASGAVHYNPKLPLVKPCIDELHTIVHGNQFNSIETYTLGLQEYFRLHELGMSEVVYLWNQAVGLLISAYPEELRDMELEFLNYAELKERFEDLESLCCFLHDVLTVLRQGNSRALQEGDILSCFNRMIAYIDRNYEQKLYLKELSVQFFINQVYCCQLFKKNLGKTFSEYVAELRIGKARSLLKQTDLSIENIAIQSGYVDYYYFNKVFKKHCGMTPAKFRKREAERSSRP, from the coding sequence ATGTACAAGGTCATGATTGTAGATGATGAGTCGTGGGCGATTAAAGGGATCAGTAACGCCTTTGACTGGGAGCAGTATGGCTTTGAAATTTCGGGACAGTTCACAAGTGCCTCCCAGGCGTGGGAAGCCATCGCCTTGCAGGAGCCGGATCTGGTGGTCACAGATATCCGGATGCCGGAGATTTCCGGGCTCGATCTGATGAAGCTGGCCAAAGCGAAGGGCATAGACACGGAATTCGTCATTATAAGCGGGTATGCGGAATTTGAATATGCCCAGGAAGCGCTGCGCTACGGGGCCTTAGATTATTTCCTGAAGCCGCTGGATGTGGATATGACCGATTCGTTCCTGGCGAAGCTCGCCCTGCACTTCTCCCGGCGAAGTGCGGCGCGCAATCACCTTCTATTGGATGCGCTTACCTCGGCAGATGAAGATGAGATCAGGCGCTGTCTTCCTGCCGGCATGAGTGCAGGCTGCTGCCAGGTGCTTGCTGTCCATTATGAGGCAGAGCGGCCGAAGCTCAGCGAACTGCTGAAGCTGGACGGGCAGCCGGTTCATATGCTGGAGGTAGAGAACGGAGCGAGCACGCTGCTGGCTGTTCTATTAACGGAGCAGAAGAGTGAGCTGGAAGGAATTGCAGCTGAATGGCCTGCGGCCGCGGGCAATCCAGGGTTTTCTGTGGTGGGGATCAGCAGCATCGGCAGCGGGCTCAAGCAGATCAGCAAGCTGATCAAGGAAGCGGAGCTCGCGGCCTCCCGGGTATTCGTGGATGAAGCTTCCGGCGCCGTTCACTACAATCCCAAGCTTCCTCTGGTGAAGCCCTGCATAGATGAGCTGCATACTATTGTACATGGTAATCAGTTCAACAGCATTGAGACCTATACCCTGGGCCTGCAGGAATACTTCAGGCTTCATGAGCTGGGAATGAGCGAGGTTGTCTACTTATGGAATCAGGCTGTCGGACTTCTGATCAGCGCCTATCCTGAAGAACTCAGGGACATGGAGCTGGAATTCCTGAATTATGCCGAGCTGAAGGAGCGGTTCGAAGACCTGGAGTCGCTGTGCTGCTTCCTGCACGACGTTCTTACAGTGCTCCGGCAAGGGAATAGCCGTGCTTTGCAGGAAGGGGATATTCTATCCTGCTTCAACCGGATGATCGCCTATATCGACCGGAATTATGAGCAGAAGCTGTATCTGAAGGAGCTGTCGGTCCAGTTCTTCATCAATCAGGTGTATTGCTGTCAATTGTTCAAGAAGAACCTGGGCAAAACCTTCTCTGAATATGTAGCCGAGCTGAGGATCGGGAAAGCCCGCTCGCTTTTGAAGCAGACAGACCTGTCCATTGAGAACATTGCCATCCAGTCCGGGTATGTAGATTACTATTATTTCAATAAGGTGTTCAAGAAGCACTGCGGGATGACGCCCGCCAAATTCAGAAAAAGGGAAGCCGAACGGAGCAGCAGGCCATGA
- a CDS encoding TetR/AcrR family transcriptional regulator, which produces MPKNTFFRLDEARREEISNRAMQLFVDHLYEDISMKMVLDSLSMHPGTFYRYFEDKDDLYCLLIRNVTRKKAAYFNNSTEDSLFRSFLTGLFGNVNGTVAEPLNALEIKLTETFLHIPEDILLKVYLTVLKGESFPLIKDIIRRLRVDGYLRPDIDDDLISFMFESMQFNLVMFYREFGIKDSQMQHKLSKYFADFMGHGLLEDHKYSELVSDIKKAKE; this is translated from the coding sequence ATGCCAAAAAATACGTTTTTTCGATTGGATGAAGCCAGACGCGAGGAAATATCAAATAGGGCTATGCAGCTTTTTGTGGATCATCTTTATGAGGATATATCGATGAAGATGGTTCTGGATAGCTTGTCTATGCACCCCGGAACCTTCTACCGGTATTTTGAAGACAAAGATGACCTGTATTGTCTCTTAATACGTAATGTGACCCGGAAAAAAGCTGCGTATTTTAATAACAGCACTGAAGATTCCCTATTCCGGTCTTTCCTTACCGGCTTATTCGGTAATGTGAATGGCACTGTGGCCGAGCCGCTGAATGCGCTGGAAATCAAGCTTACTGAGACTTTTTTACACATCCCCGAGGACATTTTGCTAAAAGTATATCTGACTGTACTAAAGGGCGAGTCCTTCCCCTTGATCAAGGACATTATACGGCGGCTGAGGGTGGACGGATATCTCCGGCCTGATATTGACGATGACCTGATTTCATTTATGTTTGAATCTATGCAGTTTAATTTAGTCATGTTTTATAGGGAATTCGGGATTAAGGATTCTCAGATGCAGCATAAGCTTAGCAAATACTTTGCTGACTTTATGGGTCATGGTCTGCTTGAAGATCATAAATATTCCGAGCTGGTTAGCGATATTAAAAAAGCAAAGGAGTAG